From Anaerolineae bacterium:
GAAGTCTTCGAGCTTTCGGCCTCTCCTGAGCACGCCAAGATCCTGCTCAAGCCCTGGGAGTAGGTTATAGGTCGTAGGGAATAGGTTATAGGGAACAGGTTACAGGGGGAGAGTCGGCGCCGGTCCATCCCCCTATCCCCTATGGCCTAGCCTTTAGCCCCTATCCCCTGTAACCTATCCCCTACTCCCTATTCCCTATCCCCTGCGTCTAGGCTATAATCGCCCCAGCACTCCGCGCGAGGTTGATCCCCTGACCGTCTATGTTGTCGTCCCGACCTACAACGAAGCCGAGAATCTGGCTGCTCTGGTGGAGCAACTTCTCTCGCTGGGTCTAGCTGGCCTGAAGGTGCTGGTGGTGGACGATGCCTCGCCCGACGGGACGGGAGCCATCGCCGATTCCCTGGCCCAAGCGCACCCTGGGCGGGTGGAGGTCATGCACCGAGCGGGCAAGCTGGGCCTGGGCACCGCCTACGTGGCTGGCTTCCGGCACGCCCTTAACGCCGGAGCCGACTACGTCATCCAGATGGACGCCGACTTCTCCCATTCGCCGGCGTACGTGCCCCGCCTACTGGAGGAAGCCGGCCGCTACGACGTAGTGGTGGGATCGCGCTACGTCTGCGGCGGCAGTACTGACGAACGGTGGAGCTTCTGGCGCTACCTGCTGTCCTGGTGGGCCAACCGGTGCTACAGCCGGCTCATCCTGGGGCTCAAGGTGCGCGACGCTACGGCGGGGTTCAAGTGCTTCCGGCGTCAGGTCCTGGAAGCCATAGACCTTGCCGCCGTGGGATCTAGCGGGTACATCTTCCAGGTGGAGATGGCCTACCTGTGCCAGCGCCTGGGGTTCCGGGTACTGGAGGTACCCATCCATTTCGAAGACCGGCGCATTGGTCGGTCCAAGATGACCGTGCCGGTGAAGCTGGAGGCCGCCTGGCGAGTGTGGCAGATCAGGTGGCACTACCGACACCTCGTCCCGGTCACCCGAACAGCCCCAGAAGAGGCCCCCGGATAAGGCCGTGAACCGTCGTTCCGACGTCTTCGCCATAGCCGTGCTGGCCCTCCTGCCCTTCCTCTTCTTCTGGCCGGTGGTCTTCGGAGGCCGGACGCTCGTCCCTGCCGATAACCTGCTGGCCTGGGAGCCTTGGCGCAGTGCCGCCCCGGCGGGCGCCTCCCTGGTGCCTCACAACGAGCTCCTCAGCGACCTCGTCTTGGAGAACTACGTCTGGAAGCTCTTCCTGCGCCGCTGCCTGGACCAGGGCGAGCTACCCCTGTGGAATCCCCTCATCTTCACCGGTGTGCCTTTCCTGGCCGCCGGGCAGCACTCGGCGCTCTATCCCTTCAGCCTGCTGTTCTATGTCTTTCCCCTGCCCCAGGTGTACGGCGTCTTCTCCGCCCTGCAGCTGAGCCTGGCGGCCGTGGGGATGTACCTGTTCACCCGGGCTATAGGTGTCCGGCCCGGGGGGGCCTTCGTGGCCGGCGCGGCCTACGCCTTCAGTTCCTTCATGGTGGTCAGTGTCGCCTTCACCATGATGATCGCAGCCGCAGCCTGGCTCCCCTGGTGCCTCCTCGCCCTAGAGATGCTGGTGCGGCGCGGCACCGAGCTCGGCGCCGGGCTTCGGGCAGGAGTGCCCTGGCTGGTAGCCGGCGCCACCTTCCTCGGCCTGCAGGTCCTGGCCGGGCACGTCGAGATCACCTACTACGTCCTCCTGGTGATGGGTCTGTACACGGCCTGGCGCTTGGCTCAGGAATGGAGGCGGCGACGCTCCCTGCCCTGGCGGCCCGCCTTGCTGGCCGCTGCGGTGCCGGCGCTCGGGCTGACGCTGGGGGCGGTCCAGCTGCTCCCCCTGTACGAACTGGTGCAGACGAACTTCCGCTCCGGCGCCAGCGGTTACCAGGTCACCTACGAGGACGTGATCGGCTGGGCCTATCCCCTGCGCCAGGCGGCCACCTTCGTCGTCCCCGACCTGTACGGCAATCCCAGCATTCATTCGTACCTGGACGTAATGAGCCTGCGCATCACCCCCATCACCCACAACGCCCTGGGCGAGCCCATGACCGAGGTGGCCTGGGGCAAAGGGCTACCATCGTGGAAGAACTACGTAGAGGCCGGATCCTACGTGGGCATCCTGCCTCTCCTGCTGGCCCTTCCGGCCATCGTCGCCCCCCGCACTCGCAGGCAAGCCCTCTTCTTCGCCCTCCTGGCGGGAGCATCCCTGCTGCTCGTCTTCGGCACCCCCCTCTACCGGCTCCTGTTCCTGCTTCCGGGTGTGGACCAACTTCACTCCCCCTTCCGCTGGGTTTTCCCCTACACCTTTAGCCTGGCAGCCCTGGCCGGCCTAGGGCTGACGGTCGTCGCCGACCCAGGCGAGCGCGCGGGCCGCAGGGCGGGGCGCATCATCGGGCTCCTAGCGGTCGGCGGTGGCCTGGCCGGGTTAGGTCTGCTGCTGCTCGTCCTGGTGTTGCCCGGCCCCTTCGTGAGCCTGGCGGATCGGCTGCTAGCTTCGTCCGAGCTCACCCGGCGAGCCTTCGCCGACGGCCGCATGCTGGTCTCCTATCAGTACCGCAACGGCCTGATCCTGGCCTTGAGCCTTCTCGGCGGCGGAACGGCCCTTCTGGCCGCCATCCGCGGCTGGACCTGGCACAGCCGGCGGCTGTGGCCTGCCGCCGCCGGGGCTGTTCTTGTCGCCGACCTGTTCGCCATTGGCCATGGGTTCTACCCCAGGGCCGATCCGCAGCTGCTACAAGTCACGCCACCGGTGATCCGCTTCCTCCAGGAGGACACGGAGCCCTGGCGGCTCACTACCTTCATCGGGCCCGGAGAGAAGCCGCTCAACGCCAATGGAGCCATGCTCTACGGCCTGGAAGACATACGCGGCTACGACTCCATCATCCCCCGGCAGTACGTCGAGTTCATGGGGCTGGTGGAGGTCCAGGACGAGCTGCTCTACAACCGCATCGCTCCGCTGTCCGAGCCCGAGTCGCTGGACTCGCCCCTCCTCGACCTTCTCAACGTCCGCTATGTGCTCAGCTCCCAGCCCATTGATCGGCCGGGCTACGAGCTCGCCTACCGGGGCGAGCTGCTGGTCTACCGCAACTTGGACCACCTCCCCCGCGCCTTCGCCCTGACCCGCGCCCGACGGGTGCCCGGCGATCAGTTGCACCAGGCGCTGGCTCAGGCCGACCCTCGGGCCGAGGTGCTGCTAGAGGGGCCGGACGCAGAGCTAGGAGAGGCCGAGGGCGAGCTCCTGCCTGTGAGCATCCTGCAGCGGGAGGCCACCGAGGTTCTGCTGCGGGCGTCGTTGCCTCGGCCCGCCTGGGTGGTCCTGACCGACGCCCACTTCGAGGGCTGGCGCGCCTACGTGCGGCCCTTCGGCAGCGAAGAGCCCGAGGAGCAGCGCCCCATCGAGCGGGCGTACGGTGCTTTCCGAGCAGTGGAGCTGGCCGCTGGGGACTGGGAGATCCGCTTTCGCTACATGCCCCGTTCCTTCCAGGTGGGGCTCTACCTGAGCTTCATCGCCGCCGTAGCGCTTCTGCTCCTGGCCCTAGCCTGGCTTTGGGGGCGTTACTACCGGCGCGAAGGCGAGGAGCAGACAGTCCGCCGGGTAGCCAAGAACAGCCTCACCCCCATGTCGCTCTCCCTGCTCAACAAGCTCATAGACATGGCCTTCGCCATGCTGATGCTGCGCCTGCTGGGGCCAGCGGGGGCAGGCGACTACCAGTTCGCCGTCACTTTCATCGGCTACTTCGAAATCCTGGTCCGCTTCGGGCTGGGCACCCTGATCACCCGAGAAGTGGCGCGGGAGCCGGAGCAGGGCCGTCGCTTCCTGGGCAACGCGCTGGGGGTGCGACTCCTGCTCTGGCTAGGCTCGCTGCCGCTCATGGCGCTTCTGCTCGCCGCCTACGTCCTCTGGACCGGGCTCACCCCGGAAGTGGTAGCGGCGGTGGCCGTGTTCAGCGTAGCCGTGTTCCTGGGCAACGTGGCCGACGCCCTCAGCGCCGTGTTCTACGCCCACGAGCGCATGGAGCACCCCGCCTTCGTCAGCACCGGCACCACTCTCGTCAAGGTGACGCTAGGAGCCATCATTCTGCTAGCCGGGGGCGGCTTCGTGGGGCTGGCCTTCGCTTCCATTGCCAGCAACCTCTTCACCGTGCTAGTGCTCGGCTACCTGCTGACGCGGGACTACTTCCGGCCCACGGTCTCCCTCGAGCGAGGCTTTGCGTCGGGCATGGCCCGCGAGTCCTTTCCCCTGATGATCAACCACCTGCTGGCGACGGTGTTCTTCCAGGTGGACGTTCTGCTCCTCCAGCCTATGCGGGGAAGCGTCGAGGTCGGCTACTATGGCGCCGCCTACCGATACATTCGCGGGCTGGACATCATCCCGGGGTACTTCACCATGGCCCTGTTCCCGGTCATGTCGCGCTACGCCCGGTCGGCGCGGGAGTCGCTTCAGCGTGCCTACCGGCTCTCCCTGCGGCTGCTCTTCCTGGTGAGCATCCCCCTGGCCCTGGGCACCACCTTCATCGCCCGGGAGCTTATCCTCATACTGGCCGGCCCGCAGTATCTGCCCCATTCCGTCCTGGCGCTCCAGATTCTCATCTGGTACATGCCTCTGGGCTTCGTTAACAGCGTCACCCAGTACGTGCTCATCGCCCTGGACGAGCAACGCTACCTCACTCGCGCCTTCGTCATCGGGGTGAGCTTCAACCTGCTGGCCAACCTGGCGACCATCCCCCTGTTCGGCTACCGGGCGGCAGCCGCCGTCACCGTCCTCTCCGAGCTGGCCCTGCTCATCCCCTTCATGCGCCGCGTCTATCGCCACCTCGATCCCCTACCGTGGCTGGACCTCGTCTGGCGGCCGGCGGTGGCGACCCTGGTGATGGGCTTGGCCCTGCAATTACTGCGAAGATGGGGGGCTCCCTGGCCCGCCCTCATCCCAGCGGGTGCGGCCGTTTATGCCGCAGCTCTTCTGCCCCTGGGAGCCACGCGAGCGGCGGACATGGGCTTGGTCCTGAGCCTGTTCCGGCGTAGGCTGGCAGGCGCTGCCCTCAACGCGGAGCCGACCCCGGCCGGCTCCGAGCCAGGCGCCTAAGGCCGTGGACGCCCGTTGCAGTACCTCGGTCCACTTGACAGGTGGACGCGGAGCCCGTAGCTTTGCCTGTATGCCGCAGGATTCGCCGTCGTCCCAGGATTGGTGGCAGTATCCGCCCTGGCTGCAGCAAGTCGCCGAGAGGGCAAAGGGCCTCAAGGTAGGTGGCAACCTCATCTATCGTCGGGCGACCGCAAGCACCAATGACGACGTGCGTCAGCTGGCGCTGAAAGGGGCCCCGGAAGGGCTAGTGGTCCTGGCTGACGAGCAGACGCACGGGCGGGGGCGCCTGGGTCGGCCGTGGCTGGCCCCCGCCGAAAGCTCGCTGCTCCTGTCGGTATTGTTCCGGCACCCTCTGCCCATGAGCGAGACGGCCCAGCTCACCATGCTGGTGGGGTTGGCCGCGCTGGAGAGCATCGAAGTGACTCTGGGCCTCCGGTGTGCGCTCAAGTGGCCGAACGACGTAATGCTGGGGGATCGCAAGCTCGGTGGTATACTGGCCGAGACCGAAGCCTGGGGACACCGCCTGCGCTGGGCCGTGGTCGGCCTGGGGCTCAACGTCAACGTGGACTTCAGCTCCTACCCGGAGCTCCAATCGGTAGCTACCAGCCTCCGCGAGGCTACCGGTGAGGAGGTGGACCGGGGGGAACTTTTGCTAGCGCTTCTGCGGGCGTTGAGCCGCCGCTATGCCCAGCTGGTGGACGGCGCCTCCCCAGTGGAGGAGTGGCAGTCGCGCCTGTGTACCCTGGGCCGGCGGGTGACCGTGGAATCGAGCAACGAGCGGTTCTCGGGAACGGCGGACTTCGTCACCCCGGAAGGCAGTCTCTTCGTGCGGCTGGATGACGGCACGCGGCGAGAGGTGCTGGCGGGAGACGTGAAGCTCCGCAGCCAGTTGGAGTGAGGTGCGCCGAATGTTCCGCTATCTTGAGAAGCGTCATTGGTTCTTCATCTCGCTCCTGGTCTTCCTCAACGTGGCCGTATTCGGCTGCGTGCTCCTCATCCTGCTCAACAAGGTAGCCTTCTAGCAGGCTGACGGATGGTGGACGGCGGATAGAGGCTGGGAGGAGTAGACTGCCGGCTATTCGGAGCCGTCTGCCACTCACTATCTCCACAAGGTGAAGACATGAGCGATGCGGCTGTGGGCGAGAAGAAAGCCGTGGTGGTAGGTGCTGCGTGCATAGATATCCGTGGGCAGGCCCGCGGCGCCCTGGTCGCCGGCACTTCTAACCCAGGCGTCATCCGGTTGACTGTGGGGGGAGTGGGCCGGAACATCGCCGAAGCCTTGGGGCGGCTGGGCGTGCCGGTGTCGCTCATCAGCGCTGTGGGGGACGACGACTGGGGACGCGACATCCTCCGTCGCACCGAAGCTGGCGGGGTGGACGTGCGGTACGTTCGGGTATGCCCTGCCGAGAGATCGGCTGCCTACCTGGCCGTGTTCGATGAGGCGGCCCAACGAGTGGTCTCCATTGACAACATGGATCTGATGCGCCGGGTTGACGGCCGCTACCTGTCCAGCTTGCGCCCCCTCTTCGCCCAGGCGAGCATAGCGGTGGTGGACGGTAACCTCTCCAACGCCGCCCTCCAGTCTCTATTCCGCCTATCGGAGCGCTACCGCTTTCCCCTGGCCCTGGACCCGACTTCGGCCGTGCTGGCGGCTCGCCTGCGGCGACATCTGCACCGGTTCCATATGGTGACGCCCGACGTGGCCGAGGCGGAAGTCCTCTCGGGGATCAGCATCAACTCGGAGACGGACGCGGTGCTCGCCGCCCAGGCCATCGTGGCCGCCGGGGTGAAGGTGGCCATCGTCACCATGGCGGAGGAGGGCTCGGCCTACGCTACCTCCGAGACGTTCGGGAGGGTGCCCGCCATCCGCTGCGAGGTGGTGGACCGGATCGGCGTGGGCGACGTGCTGACGGCCACCGTGGTCTTCGGCATACTGCACGACCTGCCGGTGGATGAGGCAGTGCGCATGGGGACGGCTGCTGCCGCCTACACCATCCGCTGCCCCGAGGCCGTGTGCCCCGACCTTAGCCTGGAGCTCCTGTACGACGCCATTGCCCCCTGAAGGTTCGAGGAAACAGATGAGGGGGCGGTTGAACCGCCCCCTCATCCACCGTGGCTCCTCGGCGTCTACTTACGAAAGAACTCGGAGGTGACGCCGAGGAGCCGTAGTTCTGGTACTACCATCCACTGGCATCACCTCCTTCGTTGTAGGATAGCCGCGTTGGGCGGGCCCCAGGCCCGCAACAAGAGCCAGTATGCCATACCGCCAGCATGAGGGCAAAGTGCACCTGGCTCCGCTGGCTTCCTATAACGCCTCAGGATCGGGGCGATCGGTCCCGAGGCGAGCACCGCTGCTCAGGTCCTTCGCTGCGCTCAGACTACGAGCGCATCCCCCGACAGCATTGCCGCTAGAACTCCCCTGGAGGAGGGCGAGCGCCCAGGCGCGCCTTGCCTCACGTAGCAGCCGCGCCTGGGGGGCGTCCACTCGTCAAGAGGGACTTGAGGGACATCGCCTTGCTCTCGTAGACGGCGGAAGACCGGGCTCTGAAAGCCTGTGTTGGCGGCGCCTACGCGGGACTACCCCATGTGACTGCCATCTGAACCCACTCGTCCCCCCGATCCGCAGCTCTTGGGCTTCTTGACTGGGAAGGGCGGCTCACATAGAGTGAGATCATCAGGGGAGTGGATGGGCCCCGGTGGGCTCCGCGGTCTTCAAAACCGTCGGGGGCGCCCCACGAGGTTGCCCCGGTGGGTTCGACTCCCATGCACTCCCGCCTCCCTGCGGTGCATCGTGGTCCCCTGGCTTCTTCTAGCTGCAGAGCCAGCTCAGCCACTAGAGAGAGGCGCGCCCGTGCACCTGAGCGGGGTGACTGCACCTGCCCACCACGCGCAGAGGTCTGGGCCCGACGCCGACAAGGACGGGGTGCCTACCGCTTCTGGCGGCTGGGCCTGAGAGACTCTCGCGCCTCCGTGCCCGACCCCCGCCCCGCCAGCTCGGCCAGCCTGGCCTGCAGAACCTGGATCTGCTCTTCCTGCCAGGCGATGAGCGGTATGCTGCCGGCGGATAAGCCCCAGCAGCTTCTCTCGAGTCGCAGCCTCCGATCGTCTGCCCATTCACCATAGCCATGGCCCATCTCGGGCCACAGCGCACAATTCCAGACTCGTCCCCCCGACCCTGACCGGTCACCACCGCCCCGGTTGCGGCCAGACCAGACCAGTGTAGTATACCGGGGCTGAGTGTCCCTGCTTCATATCCGGAGACTCCCTCTACTGGCGGCCCAGTCGACTGTGGCTGTCGCCCGAAGGCATGGGGGACGCGCCCATCTGATCCTGCGGCTCCTGGCAGAATGGGCCCGGACCGCAGTCAGGGACCGATCCGTTCACGCGGCGCGCCCCTGGCCCGCCCCAAAGAGGAGGGCAGTCCTACCACAACAGTCCGTGCAGGCGCTACGGGTTGCGCTGCCAGCAGGAGGCCACTGTGGAACAGCTTGTCGAGCTCCTTCCTTTCCTGATTCCGCTGATAGTCCTGGAACTGGCGTTGATGGTGGTGGCCCTGGCCGATCTGCTGCGGCGGGAGCGCACCCGGAACCTTTCCAAAGGAGTCTGGATCCTCATCGTCGTCTTCATCCAGATCTTCGGTCCTATTGCCTACTTCCTGGCTGGTCGGGAGGAGTAGCATGGACGCCGTCCGCTGCGAGGACCTGCGCAAGCGATTCGGCCAGGTTCAGGCCCTGGATGGGCTCACGCTCAAGGTGCCCGAGGGCAGCGTCTACGGCTTCCTGGGGCCCAACGGCGCCGGGAAGACCACCACCATCCGCATTCTGACCGGGCTGGCTCGTGCTACCAGCGGACGGGCCTGGGTGGCGGGGGTGGAGCTCACCGGCACGGGGGACGACATTGCCCACCGGATCGGCTACCTCCCGGAGGAGCCCACCTTCTACGGCTGGATGACTCCCGCCGAGTACCTCGACTACGTGGGACAGGTGTTCCGCCTGCCCGGAGACGAGCGTCGCCGCCGCACCGCCGAGCTGCTGGACCTGGTGGGCCTGAGCGAGGTGGCCCGGCGTCGGGTGGCCGGCTTCTCCCGGGGCATGCGCCAGCGGCTGGGGGTGGCCCAGGCCCTGGTGAATCGGCCTCAGGTGCTGTTCCTGGATGAGCCCGCCAGCGCCCTCGACCCTGCCGGCCGGAGGGAGGTGCTGGAACTAGTCGAGCGCCTCCGCGGCAGCACCACCGTGTTTATGTCCACCCACATCCTCGCCGACGTGGAGCGCGTCTGCGATACGGTGGGCATCATCGCGCGGGGCAAAGTGGTGGCCGAAGCCGGACGGGAGGAGCTCCTCTCCCGCTACGTCGTGCCTGCCTTCGAGCTGGAGACGGTCCCCGAGGCCGCTCCGGCACTGGCCGGCTGGGCGGAGACGGCTCGGCAGGAGGACTGGGTGGATGCCGTGACGCTCGACGGCCACCGGGCTCGAGTGGCGGTGCACGACGTCCCCCGGGCCAGTGTGGACCTGCTGGCCTCGCTGGCGGCCGCTCGGTTGCCCCTGGTCCGCTATGAAATGGTGCGCCCTTCGCTGGAGGACGTGTTCCTCCGCCTGGTGAACCAGGAGTAGGCTATGTTCGCCGTATCGCTACGTAAGGAGATGCTGGAACAGTGGCGGTCTCGCCGGCTGCTCATCGTGGTAGTGGTGTTCGTCCTCTTCGGGCTGGCTTCGCCCCTCCTGGCTAAGATGACACCAGAGTTCTTCCGTCTGCTTCCTCAGGGCGACCAAATCGCCCGATTGCTGCCCCCGCCCACGCTGAGCGACGCTGTGGCCCAGTACCTGAAGAACCTGTTCCAGTTTGGTGTGCTTCTGGCCATCTTGCTCGCCATGGGCGCCGTGAGCCAGGAGAAAGAGCGGGGCACCGCCGCCCTCATTCTGGTGAAGCCCATGTCCCGGGGGGCCTTCCTGATGGGCAAGTTCGCCGCCATCGGCACGTCGTTCCTCATTGCGACGGTCCTGGCAGGCGCAGGTGCCTACTACTACACCGTGCTTCTATTCCGCGCTCCGCCGCTGGGAGGCTGGATCGCCCTCAACCTGCTTCTGCTCCTGGTCTGCCTGGTCTACGTAGCTCTGACCCTCTGGTTCAGCGCTCTGGCTCGGTCGCAGGTGACAGCCGCGGTGGCCGGCTTTGGCGCCATGCTGGTGCTGTCGCTGGCCGGCTCGCTGCCCGCCATCGGCACCCACCTGCCCCACGAGCTGATCAACTGGGGCAGCCGCCTGGTATTGGGCGGGTCCAAGCCGGCCTGGACGGCGCTGCTCTCCGCCTTGGTCCTCATCGCCGCTCCTCTGGCGCTGGGGTGGCTCAGCCTTTCACGCCAGGAGTTCTAGGTTGTGACGATACCGACGCGACCTAGGCCACTCCGCGATACCAATCGAAGGGGGACAGCTGTGGAAGTCTTCATCGTACTGGGAAGCCGCAACCCTGAGGGACAGACGGCCCAGGCGGCCGACGCTCTGGCCGCGGGCGTGGCGGAACGGGGCGGGGAGGTGGAACGCGCCTTCCTTCCTCTGCTGGATATCCAGCGCTGTCGCCAGTGCAACGAGCGTGGCTGGGGACAATGCCGCGATGAGGGAAGCTGCGTCATCGAGGATGATTTCGCCGCCGTGGTGGACCGGATCCGGGCGGCGGACGCGGCCGTCTTCGTCACTCCCGTCTACTTCGGCGACCTAAGCGAATCCATGCGCGCTTTCACCGACCGCCTACGTCGTATCACTCGCCACGACCACGGTAAGGCCGGCGTCGAAGGTAAGCTGGCAGTCGGCATCTGCGTGGCCGGCGGTGGCGGCGGCGGGGCACCCAACTGCTGCCTCAGCCTGGAACGTACGCTCACCACCACCGGGTTCCGGCTGGTGGATGTCGTCCCAGTGCGGCGCCAGAACCTGACTCACAAGACGAGCGTGCTCCGGGCCACAGGCGCCTGGTTGGCCGCCGGCGCACCGGAGACCTGACCGTCAAGAGAGCAACAGAAAGCTGATGAGACGCCGATACTACGCTGATTCACGCTGATCAGAAGGAGATAATATCAAAGGATCGGCGTAGATCAGCGTCCCATCAACGTGATCAGCGTTCCGTTGCCCTGCTACAGGAAGCCTATCCGGGAGGGGAACTCCGGGACGCCCCGGATGCCTAGCCGCAAGCGGAACAGGGCCCCGGCGCCTGGGCCCTCAGTCTCTCGATCCTCGCCGCCCGCCGTGGTGACGTACATGTCCTTGTAGTCATCTCCCCCGAAGGTGACGCTCGATACCTTCCTAGCCGGGAACTCGATGCGGCGTTCCTCCTCGCCCTCCGGCGTGTACCGCACTAGGCAGCCGCCGTCCCAACGCGCCGACCAGACGTACCCCTCTGCGTCCACCGTCATTCCGTCCGGCACGCCCTCTCCCTCGGGCACGCGAACGAAGAGCTGGCGGTGGCTGATGGCGCCCGACCCGAGGTGGTAGGTGAACCGGTAGATCTCGCGCTTACCCGAGTCGGTGTAGTAGAGGCTCTTGCGGTCCGGGCTGAAGCCCAGGCCATTCGATGTCTCGACCCCCTTGAGGACCAGGCGTAGGGTCCCATCCACGTCCAG
This genomic window contains:
- a CDS encoding polyprenol monophosphomannose synthase, with product MTVYVVVPTYNEAENLAALVEQLLSLGLAGLKVLVVDDASPDGTGAIADSLAQAHPGRVEVMHRAGKLGLGTAYVAGFRHALNAGADYVIQMDADFSHSPAYVPRLLEEAGRYDVVVGSRYVCGGSTDERWSFWRYLLSWWANRCYSRLILGLKVRDATAGFKCFRRQVLEAIDLAAVGSSGYIFQVEMAYLCQRLGFRVLEVPIHFEDRRIGRSKMTVPVKLEAAWRVWQIRWHYRHLVPVTRTAPEEAPG
- a CDS encoding oligosaccharide flippase family protein, with protein sequence MNRRSDVFAIAVLALLPFLFFWPVVFGGRTLVPADNLLAWEPWRSAAPAGASLVPHNELLSDLVLENYVWKLFLRRCLDQGELPLWNPLIFTGVPFLAAGQHSALYPFSLLFYVFPLPQVYGVFSALQLSLAAVGMYLFTRAIGVRPGGAFVAGAAYAFSSFMVVSVAFTMMIAAAAWLPWCLLALEMLVRRGTELGAGLRAGVPWLVAGATFLGLQVLAGHVEITYYVLLVMGLYTAWRLAQEWRRRRSLPWRPALLAAAVPALGLTLGAVQLLPLYELVQTNFRSGASGYQVTYEDVIGWAYPLRQAATFVVPDLYGNPSIHSYLDVMSLRITPITHNALGEPMTEVAWGKGLPSWKNYVEAGSYVGILPLLLALPAIVAPRTRRQALFFALLAGASLLLVFGTPLYRLLFLLPGVDQLHSPFRWVFPYTFSLAALAGLGLTVVADPGERAGRRAGRIIGLLAVGGGLAGLGLLLLVLVLPGPFVSLADRLLASSELTRRAFADGRMLVSYQYRNGLILALSLLGGGTALLAAIRGWTWHSRRLWPAAAGAVLVADLFAIGHGFYPRADPQLLQVTPPVIRFLQEDTEPWRLTTFIGPGEKPLNANGAMLYGLEDIRGYDSIIPRQYVEFMGLVEVQDELLYNRIAPLSEPESLDSPLLDLLNVRYVLSSQPIDRPGYELAYRGELLVYRNLDHLPRAFALTRARRVPGDQLHQALAQADPRAEVLLEGPDAELGEAEGELLPVSILQREATEVLLRASLPRPAWVVLTDAHFEGWRAYVRPFGSEEPEEQRPIERAYGAFRAVELAAGDWEIRFRYMPRSFQVGLYLSFIAAVALLLLALAWLWGRYYRREGEEQTVRRVAKNSLTPMSLSLLNKLIDMAFAMLMLRLLGPAGAGDYQFAVTFIGYFEILVRFGLGTLITREVAREPEQGRRFLGNALGVRLLLWLGSLPLMALLLAAYVLWTGLTPEVVAAVAVFSVAVFLGNVADALSAVFYAHERMEHPAFVSTGTTLVKVTLGAIILLAGGGFVGLAFASIASNLFTVLVLGYLLTRDYFRPTVSLERGFASGMARESFPLMINHLLATVFFQVDVLLLQPMRGSVEVGYYGAAYRYIRGLDIIPGYFTMALFPVMSRYARSARESLQRAYRLSLRLLFLVSIPLALGTTFIARELILILAGPQYLPHSVLALQILIWYMPLGFVNSVTQYVLIALDEQRYLTRAFVIGVSFNLLANLATIPLFGYRAAAAVTVLSELALLIPFMRRVYRHLDPLPWLDLVWRPAVATLVMGLALQLLRRWGAPWPALIPAGAAVYAAALLPLGATRAADMGLVLSLFRRRLAGAALNAEPTPAGSEPGA
- a CDS encoding biotin--[acetyl-CoA-carboxylase] ligase — protein: MPQDSPSSQDWWQYPPWLQQVAERAKGLKVGGNLIYRRATASTNDDVRQLALKGAPEGLVVLADEQTHGRGRLGRPWLAPAESSLLLSVLFRHPLPMSETAQLTMLVGLAALESIEVTLGLRCALKWPNDVMLGDRKLGGILAETEAWGHRLRWAVVGLGLNVNVDFSSYPELQSVATSLREATGEEVDRGELLLALLRALSRRYAQLVDGASPVEEWQSRLCTLGRRVTVESSNERFSGTADFVTPEGSLFVRLDDGTRREVLAGDVKLRSQLE
- a CDS encoding ribokinase; this translates as MSDAAVGEKKAVVVGAACIDIRGQARGALVAGTSNPGVIRLTVGGVGRNIAEALGRLGVPVSLISAVGDDDWGRDILRRTEAGGVDVRYVRVCPAERSAAYLAVFDEAAQRVVSIDNMDLMRRVDGRYLSSLRPLFAQASIAVVDGNLSNAALQSLFRLSERYRFPLALDPTSAVLAARLRRHLHRFHMVTPDVAEAEVLSGISINSETDAVLAAQAIVAAGVKVAIVTMAEEGSAYATSETFGRVPAIRCEVVDRIGVGDVLTATVVFGILHDLPVDEAVRMGTAAAAYTIRCPEAVCPDLSLELLYDAIAP
- a CDS encoding PLDc_N domain-containing protein, which translates into the protein MVVALADLLRRERTRNLSKGVWILIVVFIQIFGPIAYFLAGREE
- a CDS encoding ABC transporter ATP-binding protein; protein product: MDAVRCEDLRKRFGQVQALDGLTLKVPEGSVYGFLGPNGAGKTTTIRILTGLARATSGRAWVAGVELTGTGDDIAHRIGYLPEEPTFYGWMTPAEYLDYVGQVFRLPGDERRRRTAELLDLVGLSEVARRRVAGFSRGMRQRLGVAQALVNRPQVLFLDEPASALDPAGRREVLELVERLRGSTTVFMSTHILADVERVCDTVGIIARGKVVAEAGREELLSRYVVPAFELETVPEAAPALAGWAETARQEDWVDAVTLDGHRARVAVHDVPRASVDLLASLAAARLPLVRYEMVRPSLEDVFLRLVNQE
- a CDS encoding ABC transporter permease subunit, whose product is MFAVSLRKEMLEQWRSRRLLIVVVVFVLFGLASPLLAKMTPEFFRLLPQGDQIARLLPPPTLSDAVAQYLKNLFQFGVLLAILLAMGAVSQEKERGTAALILVKPMSRGAFLMGKFAAIGTSFLIATVLAGAGAYYYTVLLFRAPPLGGWIALNLLLLLVCLVYVALTLWFSALARSQVTAAVAGFGAMLVLSLAGSLPAIGTHLPHELINWGSRLVLGGSKPAWTALLSALVLIAAPLALGWLSLSRQEF
- a CDS encoding flavodoxin family protein, producing the protein MEVFIVLGSRNPEGQTAQAADALAAGVAERGGEVERAFLPLLDIQRCRQCNERGWGQCRDEGSCVIEDDFAAVVDRIRAADAAVFVTPVYFGDLSESMRAFTDRLRRITRHDHGKAGVEGKLAVGICVAGGGGGGAPNCCLSLERTLTTTGFRLVDVVPVRRQNLTHKTSVLRATGAWLAAGAPET
- a CDS encoding SMP-30/gluconolactonase/LRE family protein, giving the protein MVADTRCVCGENPLWHPMTRKVYWTDIPRGHLYSYDPATGEHQRIYEGDVVGGFTIQQDGSLLLFMARGTVKLWRGGFFIPVIEEIPAERESRFNDVIADPVGRVFCGTMPTEAGPGRLYLLDVDGTLRLVLKGVETSNGLGFSPDRKSLYYTDSGKREIYRFTYHLGSGAISHRQLFVRVPEGEGVPDGMTVDAEGYVWSARWDGGCLVRYTPEGEEERRIEFPARKVSSVTFGGDDYKDMYVTTAGGEDRETEGPGAGALFRLRLGIRGVPEFPSRIGFL